Part of the Rhodococcus sp. OK302 genome is shown below.
ACGGTGACGGATTTCCGGTACACAAGGCCCGAGTCGGTGGCCCGGACCGCTATATCGACACTCAATCCCTGGCCGAGGAGAATGTACGAAAGAACCTGACTCAGGCCGCAACTCGCACTGCAACATTAGCGCGCGAGCACAACGTTCAACTGGTGGTGATCATCGGAGAAGTACAGTCGCGGAACGCATTCGCCCAGCACCTTCCGTCGTCGTTGCGGGCTGTCGAAATCGAGAGGGGATCGCGTGCGGCGGGTTCCTCACCCACGGAGGTTGCCAAGGAAATCCGCGAACTCATCGATACGGAACGGCTCCGCCGAATGGATGTGGAGACCGAACGCTTTGTGGCAGAACAGGGCCGAGACAGCGACCTGTCCGTGGACGGTACCGCCCGCGTGCTGGACGCTTTGGAACAGGGAAAGGTCGAGACCTTGCTCTTCACCGATCCCGATGACAAAGAGGTGTCCAGCGATTCCCTCTTCGCCCCCGCCGATCGCCTACTGCCGTATTTAGCGATCCGGACCGGCGCAGAGCTGGTACAAATCGACGAACGTCTCACTCTCGCAGACGGATACGGGGCAATACTGAGGCATATCTGACACTCAACTACACGCACCGGTCATCTGGACGCGTGCTTACCCGGAGACTCGGGAAATCCGTCGGCAATGGCGGCAACCAATTCGAGGTAGGCGCGCGCGGTGCGTTTGTTCAACAACTTCAAGTCGATCGGACCGCCTTCGCCGAGATGATCGTCGTACGGCAACGTGCGTACCGCGCGAACTCCTCGCTGCGAGAACACATCCTCGAGTTGATCGAGATCGAGTGAAGAAGACCCGGGCCGGGTCGAGTTGATCGCAACCACCGACCGACTCACCAAATCGCCGTAGCCGTGCTTGGTCAGCCAACTCAAAGTGGCCGCGGCGCTGCGCGCACCGTCCTGCGCTGTCGGACTGACGACAACCAAAGCGTCTGCCTCATCGAGGATTCCGTACATTGCCGAGTGCATGATGCCAGTTCCGCAGTCGGTGATGACGATGTTGTAGTGCACCTCGAGGATGCGGAGGGTATCGAGATAGTCCTGCTCGTTGAACGACTCCGACGTCTCCGGATCCGCTTCGCTGGCAAGGATTTCCAGCCGACTGTCCCCTTGTGAGGTGTAATAACGCACGTCACTGTAGGTGCGAATATCTCCGTCGGCCAACAGATCACGGACGGTCAGGTGATGTTCACGTCGTTCCCGATCAGCCAGGGTACCCAGATCCGGATTGGCATCGATCGCGACAATCCGATCGCCCCGAATCGACGCAAATGTCGAGCCGACGGTCTTGGCTGCCGTTGTCTTCCCCACGCCGCCCTTGAGTGAGATGAACGCAATCTTGTAGACACCACGCACGGTCTGATTTGCGCGACGAACCAACGCTTGATGTTCGAGTTCGGCCGCCGACTGCCCAGTGTTGATCCGTCCGCCCGAGAGCTTGAACAACACACTGCCCAAACCTCGTTCGGGAGGACGCTTCGCGCGCTTGATGATGTCCAGATCGTCGACAGATGTCATTTCCGCAGGTGTTGCGGTCCGGAAATCGGTCGGTTCTTCGCGCCGCGTCTGCCGCATTCTCTGACTGGGCAACGGCCGGGGAGGAACCTCGTCGAACTGCGGAGTGAAGGTGACCGTTCGAATCGTGTTGGCATAGGAATCGTCCGTCCCGACCGACCCTGAACCGCTTCGTAGAAATCCGCCATTCGAGCCGTTGTTATCGCTGCGCACCGTTTTCCCAGTTCGAGTTCGGAATCATTCGGACGTAATGTTTCGGACGCTATCACTCTGCGGCCTTGTTTCTCTGCTGTCGATACCGTGATCGAGCGCCAGTCCGTTACACCCGCAATTCGATGACTTTGGTCCCATCGGCCGTCCAGGACTCAGCAATTCGAGAATTCGA
Proteins encoded:
- a CDS encoding MinD/ParA family ATP-binding protein produces the protein MTSVDDLDIIKRAKRPPERGLGSVLFKLSGGRINTGQSAAELEHQALVRRANQTVRGVYKIAFISLKGGVGKTTAAKTVGSTFASIRGDRIVAIDANPDLGTLADRERREHHLTVRDLLADGDIRTYSDVRYYTSQGDSRLEILASEADPETSESFNEQDYLDTLRILEVHYNIVITDCGTGIMHSAMYGILDEADALVVVSPTAQDGARSAAATLSWLTKHGYGDLVSRSVVAINSTRPGSSSLDLDQLEDVFSQRGVRAVRTLPYDDHLGEGGPIDLKLLNKRTARAYLELVAAIADGFPESPGKHASR
- a CDS encoding baeRF2 domain-containing protein; this translates as MHAGRLKKVGSSEGPFASVYFEDVRNREDSRERFEQEWRSMRSQLSKQEAPASLIEQFDSVKDNHHGISGRAGRAIIVTPDAVLVDDILLEPTTSTIVTVGSLPYLIPLIAHGHDTEPFIIAKVDHTGADLCVRDSRGRDVYGESVDGDGFPVHKARVGGPDRYIDTQSLAEENVRKNLTQAATRTATLAREHNVQLVVIIGEVQSRNAFAQHLPSSLRAVEIERGSRAAGSSPTEVAKEIRELIDTERLRRMDVETERFVAEQGRDSDLSVDGTARVLDALEQGKVETLLFTDPDDKEVSSDSLFAPADRLLPYLAIRTGAELVQIDERLTLADGYGAILRHI